A portion of the Salminus brasiliensis chromosome 9, fSalBra1.hap2, whole genome shotgun sequence genome contains these proteins:
- the pop7 gene encoding ribonuclease P protein subunit p20 — protein MADPRSQVSGSASQNPLGFSTPEGSTVEMDPVEYTLRKRLPRKLPKRRNDVYINMKTDFKAQLARCQKLLDGGAGHKEICIHGLGLAINRAINIALQLQAFSQGALQLAANTSTVELIDDLEPDDPDEAGEPLTRTRNNSAIHIKVFYPNA, from the coding sequence ATGGCAGATCCACGAAGTCAAGTCTCAGGCTCCGCATCTCAGAACCCACTGGGTTTTTCAACGCCTGAGGGCAGCACTGTTGAGATGGACCCAGTGGAGTACACCCTCCGCAAGCGGCTGCCAAGGAAGCTGCCCAAGAGGCGCAACGATGTGTACATCAACATGAAGACCGACTTCAAGGCCCAGCTGGCCAGGTGTCAGAAACTGCTGGATGGCGGTGCTGGTCACAAGGAAATCTGCATCCACGGTCTTGGACTTGCCATTAACCGGGCCATTAACATCGCCCTGCAGCTACAAGCTTTCAGCCAGGGGGCGCTGCAGCTGGCTGCAAACACTTCCACCGTAGAGCTGATAGACGATCTGGAGCCAGACGACCCCGATGAAGCCGGGGAGCCGCTAACGCGAACGAGGAACAACTCTGCCATCCACATTAAAGTGTTTTACCCCAATGCTTAG